One window of Dehalobacterium formicoaceticum genomic DNA carries:
- a CDS encoding group II intron maturase-specific domain-containing protein: MGEKAKKAIRKKVRGWKLQLKPDKDLRDIANMFNKQIQGWINYYTCLW, from the coding sequence ATGGGAGAAAAGGCAAAGAAAGCTATACGAAAGAAAGTCCGTGGTTGGAAGTTGCAGTTAAAGCCGGATAAAGACTTGAGGGACATAGCAAATATGTTCAATAAACAGATACAGGGATGGATTAACTATTACACATGTCTATGGTAA
- a CDS encoding IS3 family transposase (programmed frameshift) encodes MTKKQYTEEFKEQLIKECQEVQNIALVARRHGISPNTIHTWIRKLKKNGSVNSLPKNEAKRIFEIEQRLKSISNENNSLKKLLGEKELELAVLRDLRDKLNPPVTDRVEIAKKWISKGYKASLILDFVGLPSSTYYENISRESRVPETIESDSSSKSIKNKGGRPIPGYSLTNKGEKISDEQIKEWLNELVCGDGFPYGYHKLTICLREDYNLLINRKKVYRLCKELDILRPQRKIRNKHPKRLAKQAEINKPNQLWQMDLKYGYITGTDSFFFQLSLIDVYDRSVIDYHLGLSCKAKDAARILKNSLIKRGLGKGMNLPIIRTDNGPQFTSNLFKEAVEKIGITHERIPVRTPNMIAHIESFHSILESECYSRNEFNSFMEVYSIVSEYMKYYNERRRHGSIKYMAPNEFYKAFMNDNIKIESFSA; translated from the exons ATGACAAAAAAACAATATACTGAAGAATTCAAAGAACAACTAATCAAAGAATGCCAGGAAGTTCAGAATATAGCTCTAGTAGCTCGAAGGCATGGAATTTCACCTAACACCATTCATACTTGGATACGAAAGCTTAAGAAGAATGGCTCCGTCAATTCATTACCAAAAAATGAAGCCAAGCGCATTTTTGAAATAGAACAGAGACTTAAAAGCATTAGCAACGAAAATAACTCATTGAAAAAACTATTAGGCGAAAAAGAACTCGAATTAGCCGTTCTAAGGGATTTGAGGGATAAACTAAACCCTC CTGTAACCGACAGAGTTGAAATAGCTAAAAAGTGGATCAGTAAAGGATATAAAGCCTCCCTTATACTGGACTTTGTCGGGTTACCCTCATCCACCTATTACGAGAATATCTCAAGAGAAAGTAGAGTACCGGAAACGATAGAATCTGATTCATCCTCCAAATCCATAAAAAACAAAGGAGGAAGGCCCATTCCTGGCTATTCCCTTACCAATAAGGGTGAAAAGATATCAGACGAACAAATCAAAGAATGGTTAAACGAACTCGTATGCGGCGACGGTTTTCCTTATGGCTACCATAAACTTACAATTTGCCTTAGAGAAGATTATAACCTGTTAATAAACCGTAAAAAGGTCTATCGCCTCTGTAAAGAACTAGATATTCTCCGCCCCCAAAGAAAGATTCGCAATAAACATCCCAAGCGTTTAGCAAAACAAGCTGAAATAAACAAACCAAATCAACTTTGGCAAATGGATTTAAAATATGGCTATATAACGGGAACAGATTCATTCTTCTTTCAATTATCCCTAATAGATGTCTATGACCGCTCTGTAATTGACTATCATTTAGGATTATCCTGCAAAGCAAAAGATGCAGCAAGAATACTGAAAAATTCCTTAATTAAAAGGGGTCTGGGTAAAGGAATGAACTTGCCCATAATAAGAACTGACAACGGCCCACAATTTACCTCTAACCTCTTTAAAGAGGCTGTAGAGAAGATAGGCATAACCCATGAAAGAATTCCTGTAAGAACACCAAATATGATTGCCCATATAGAATCATTCCACTCAATTTTAGAAAGCGAGTGCTATAGTCGAAACGAATTTAACAGCTTTATGGAAGTTTATTCTATAGTATCCGAATACATGAAGTACTATAACGAACGCAGAAGACATGGCAGCATTAAATATATGGCTCCTAATGAGTTTTACAAGGCATTTATGAATGATAACATAAAGATCGAATCCTTCAGTGCATGA
- a CDS encoding universal stress protein, protein MLKKILVPTDGSEYSQRALLMAIDLGRQLQAEVILLHVAATPEALGYVLSKDAAVVQDQYVNSEAVLATTMKDIDLEGVQLVTKKKPGHAAQEILNEIVDQDIDLIVMGMRGYSPIAASLMGSVSQKVLTKTKKPVLLVK, encoded by the coding sequence ATGTTAAAAAAAATCCTTGTCCCTACGGATGGATCTGAATATTCTCAACGGGCCTTGCTTATGGCAATTGATTTGGGCCGTCAGCTCCAGGCGGAAGTGATCTTGCTTCATGTGGCAGCGACTCCGGAGGCTTTGGGTTATGTACTTTCCAAGGATGCTGCTGTTGTTCAGGATCAGTATGTGAACAGTGAAGCTGTCTTGGCCACAACCATGAAGGATATAGATTTAGAAGGAGTTCAATTGGTTACAAAAAAGAAACCAGGTCATGCGGCACAAGAAATTTTAAATGAAATTGTCGACCAAGACATTGATCTGATTGTTATGGGAATGAGGGGCTATAGCCCTATCGCCGCTTCACTGATGGGAAGTGTTAGTCAAAAAGTGCTGACAAAAACAAAAAAACCGGTACTCCTGGTAAAATAA
- the cls gene encoding cardiolipin synthase, producing the protein MRKLFRTRFLVAFFILLQLIVITVMITGSVERYAIIYPILTLVSVIVVLHIMNKKSKPAYKLLWVIQIALFPIFGSLFYLLSQFQSSNRKLKNLLADVEQGINPLFIQDEETLKRIHTVSKDHLPQINYLQGFVGFPVYQNTQAEYLPTGEETHARMLEELDKAEKFIFMEYFIIKEGVMWNSILDILQKKVQQGVEVRVMYDDMGCFLKLPIDFHKVLEGMGIQCVVFNPFRPVLSTLQNNRDHRKITVIDGKTAFTGGINLADEYINEIDLHGHWKDNGIMVQGAAVWSFTLMFLHMWNLSKETTEDYTKYRADGMMSMDSKSDGFFLPYGDSPLDTENVGEHIYLQMINNAKRYLYICTPYLIVDDDMISALSLAAKSGVDVRIITPHRHDRWFVHHTTRSYYRELISSGVRIYEYTDGFIHSKTFISDDSTATVGTINLDFRSLYLHFECGLWIHKSGVLKDILKDFLDTLESCHEVTREECDFNIALRLMQDVFRIFAPLM; encoded by the coding sequence ATGCGTAAACTTTTTAGAACCCGTTTCTTGGTGGCTTTTTTCATTTTGCTGCAGTTGATTGTGATCACCGTCATGATTACCGGGTCAGTGGAACGCTATGCAATAATCTATCCTATTTTAACCCTGGTCAGCGTTATAGTTGTTTTGCACATCATGAACAAAAAAAGCAAACCTGCTTATAAGCTATTGTGGGTGATTCAAATTGCCCTTTTCCCCATCTTTGGCAGTCTGTTCTACCTTTTGTCTCAGTTCCAGTCCTCCAATAGAAAATTGAAAAACCTGTTAGCGGACGTAGAACAAGGCATCAATCCATTGTTCATCCAAGATGAAGAAACTCTTAAGAGAATTCATACTGTAAGTAAGGATCATCTCCCTCAGATTAATTATTTGCAAGGTTTTGTCGGGTTTCCCGTTTATCAAAATACCCAGGCTGAATATCTTCCCACAGGGGAAGAAACTCACGCACGCATGCTGGAAGAGCTGGACAAAGCAGAAAAATTCATCTTTATGGAATATTTTATTATTAAAGAAGGCGTGATGTGGAACTCCATTTTGGATATTTTGCAGAAGAAGGTCCAGCAAGGCGTTGAAGTACGGGTCATGTATGACGACATGGGCTGTTTTCTTAAATTGCCAATTGATTTTCATAAGGTTCTGGAAGGAATGGGCATTCAATGCGTGGTCTTCAACCCCTTCCGGCCTGTTCTATCCACTTTGCAAAATAACCGGGACCATCGAAAGATTACTGTGATTGATGGAAAAACTGCTTTTACCGGAGGAATTAACCTTGCCGATGAATATATCAACGAAATTGATCTCCACGGCCATTGGAAGGACAACGGGATTATGGTGCAAGGGGCTGCCGTTTGGAGCTTTACCCTGATGTTTCTTCATATGTGGAACCTCAGCAAAGAAACTACAGAAGACTATACGAAATATCGTGCCGATGGCATGATGTCTATGGATAGTAAATCAGACGGTTTTTTCCTGCCTTATGGAGATTCTCCTTTGGATACGGAAAATGTAGGAGAGCACATTTATCTGCAAATGATTAATAATGCCAAGAGGTATCTCTATATCTGCACACCTTATTTGATTGTCGATGATGACATGATCTCCGCATTATCTTTAGCAGCTAAAAGCGGCGTAGATGTACGCATCATTACACCCCATCGCCATGATCGCTGGTTTGTCCATCACACTACCCGCTCATATTACCGGGAACTGATCAGCTCCGGTGTTCGCATTTACGAATACACTGATGGGTTTATTCATTCAAAAACCTTTATCTCAGATGATAGTACCGCTACGGTAGGCACGATTAATCTTGATTTCAGGAGTCTTTACCTCCATTTTGAATGTGGTCTATGGATTCATAAAAGTGGAGTGCTGAAGGATATCTTAAAGGATTTTCTTGATACCTTGGAAAGCTGCCATGAAGTCACTAGGGAGGAATGTGACTTCAACATAGCGTTGCGTCTTATGCAAGACGTCTTTAGAATCTTTGCCCCCCTGATGTAA
- the ligA gene encoding NAD-dependent DNA ligase LigA, whose protein sequence is MDFSTASARADQLKKEIQYHNQAYYELDRPEISDAAYDRLLKELMRLESEYPQLAAPDSPTQRVGGKPLTGFQTVHHPEPLLSLGNAFSAADLKVFHQRVVQAVGDQVEYVVELKIDGLTVALRYEDGFLVTGATRGDGTTGEDITQNLKTIVTVPLSLSEPVPSLMVRGEAFMPKKAFLRLNEERDEGGEAVFANPRNAAAGSLRQLSPQIAASRQLQVFVYDLIHVEGKEINSHSQALDYLAEQGFLVNKERYLSGSMQEVIDYIEQWTEKRHRLPYEIDGMVVKVNDLEQRRALGATSKAPRWAIAYKFPAEEAETQVQDIIIRVGRTGVLTPTALLKPVRLAGSTVSRATLHNEDNIKEKDIMIGDNVVIHKAGDIIPEVIQVVKDKRTGAETPFVMPEKCPECGSQVVRLDDEVASRCTGGACPAQLRETLIHFVSRDAMDIDGMGPKVLAQLLASGLVHDAADLYYLSQEQLEKLDRLGEKSARNLLTALEKSKNNTLAQLIFALGIRFVGTRTGKILAQHFSSLEDLGAASEETLIKIPEIGAKIAQSITMYFRQEQNLRILEKLKEAGVNMTAEKMSPKGNLTEKTFVITGTLPTLSRKDAQNLIEERGGKVSGSVSKNTDYVVVGEDPGSKYDKALALNIPLLNEEELLQLIHADK, encoded by the coding sequence ATGGATTTTTCGACGGCAAGTGCCAGAGCAGATCAACTGAAAAAAGAGATTCAATATCATAATCAGGCCTATTACGAATTGGATCGGCCTGAAATCTCTGATGCAGCCTATGATCGGCTGCTGAAAGAGTTAATGAGATTGGAAAGTGAATATCCTCAACTGGCTGCTCCCGACTCTCCTACGCAAAGAGTGGGAGGCAAGCCATTAACCGGGTTTCAGACGGTGCACCATCCTGAACCCCTGCTTTCTTTGGGCAATGCTTTTAGCGCAGCTGATTTGAAAGTTTTTCACCAACGAGTGGTGCAAGCAGTGGGTGACCAGGTGGAATACGTGGTGGAACTGAAGATTGACGGCCTTACCGTAGCTCTGCGTTATGAGGACGGTTTTTTGGTCACGGGAGCTACCAGGGGGGATGGGACCACAGGGGAAGATATTACCCAAAACTTGAAAACCATTGTCACCGTCCCATTAAGTTTATCGGAGCCGGTCCCTTCCTTAATGGTGCGGGGAGAAGCTTTTATGCCCAAAAAAGCTTTCCTAAGGTTAAATGAGGAGCGGGATGAAGGGGGGGAAGCCGTTTTTGCCAATCCCCGCAATGCCGCTGCCGGCTCGTTGCGCCAATTAAGTCCTCAAATTGCTGCCTCCCGTCAGCTGCAGGTTTTTGTTTATGATCTGATCCATGTGGAAGGGAAAGAAATAAATAGTCATAGCCAAGCCCTAGATTATCTGGCGGAGCAGGGTTTCTTGGTGAATAAGGAAAGATATTTATCCGGCAGCATGCAAGAGGTGATTGATTACATTGAGCAGTGGACGGAAAAGCGCCACCGGTTACCTTATGAAATTGACGGCATGGTGGTTAAGGTAAATGATCTGGAGCAGCGCCGGGCACTGGGGGCAACCTCCAAAGCGCCCCGCTGGGCGATCGCCTATAAATTTCCGGCGGAGGAAGCAGAAACTCAGGTGCAGGATATTATCATCCGGGTGGGGCGTACCGGCGTCCTAACGCCTACCGCACTCTTAAAACCGGTGCGTTTGGCCGGCAGCACCGTCAGCCGTGCCACCCTGCACAATGAAGATAATATCAAAGAAAAAGATATTATGATCGGTGATAATGTGGTTATACATAAGGCGGGGGATATTATTCCTGAGGTAATCCAGGTGGTGAAAGATAAACGGACCGGAGCAGAAACACCCTTTGTCATGCCGGAAAAATGCCCGGAATGCGGTTCCCAGGTGGTGCGCTTAGACGATGAAGTCGCCTCCCGGTGTACGGGAGGAGCTTGTCCCGCACAGCTTCGGGAAACCTTAATTCATTTTGTTTCCCGGGATGCCATGGATATTGACGGTATGGGGCCGAAGGTTCTGGCCCAGTTGTTAGCATCGGGTTTGGTGCATGACGCGGCCGATCTTTATTATCTGTCTCAGGAGCAATTGGAAAAATTAGATCGCTTAGGGGAAAAATCTGCCCGTAACCTTTTAACTGCTTTGGAAAAGAGCAAGAATAATACCCTGGCCCAATTGATCTTTGCCCTGGGCATTCGTTTTGTGGGCACACGAACGGGAAAAATCCTGGCCCAGCACTTTAGTTCTCTGGAGGATTTAGGTGCTGCATCAGAAGAAACCTTAATAAAAATTCCGGAAATCGGCGCCAAGATTGCCCAAAGCATTACCATGTATTTTCGACAGGAACAGAATCTGCGCATCCTGGAAAAGTTAAAAGAAGCGGGGGTAAATATGACCGCTGAAAAAATGTCCCCAAAAGGAAACCTCACCGAGAAAACCTTCGTTATCACCGGAACTTTACCTACCTTGTCCCGAAAGGACGCCCAGAATCTGATTGAGGAAAGGGGCGGCAAGGTCTCCGGCAGTGTAAGCAAGAATACAGACTATGTGGTAGTGGGAGAAGATCCCGGTTCCAAATATGATAAGGCATTGGCCTTAAATATTCCCCTTCTTAATGAAGAAGAATTGTTGCAGCTGATCCATGCAGATAAATAA
- the pcrA gene encoding DNA helicase PcrA: MDLLTSLNPQQQEAVRCTEGPLLIMAGAGSGKTRVLVHRVAYLIEEKGVDPAQILAITFTNKAAREMRERIEKLVGNSSRRMWIGTFHATCVRILRQDIHHLGFHRNFVIYDDSDQQLLIKKCLKELNIDEKKFTPRGMAAAISNAKNKCWNPEKFGQMAGDFFETKAADVYKLYQRKLTENNALDFDDLIMKTVELFSKKPEVLRYYRHKFCYILVDEYQDTNHSQYRLIQMLAEGHENLCVVGDPDQSIYRWRGADIQNILDFEQDYQNAQVIRLEQNYRSTQNILNAANAVICHNMERKEKNLWTDQGAGAKIVYRVTEDERAEGAFVAETAYGLHVQEGISYQDCVVLYRTHAQSRALEDAFIKYKIPYRIYGGIKFYDRKEIKDTMAYLKVLSNPDDGVSLARIINEPKRGIGLASWEKVESYAAMKGITAFAALGELIEIPGLSARAIHALQGFYDFMKTLMEKKNHLFLTPLAEELWQRTGYINALKEDKSPEGESRLENLQEFLSVTAEFDQTAEEPTLENFLAQISLSTDLDSLREEDAAVTMMTLHTAKGLEFPVVFLVGLEEGVFPHGRAMLDEEEMEEERRLCYVGMTRAKERLYISRSYHRMLWGKSQYNGESRFLKEIPVELMDDGTGDRGTGDRPTSGNQKAILSAPGKAESLMNLGDKVQHAKFGVGVIVKTSGSGEDMEISVAFPEQGIKGFMIKYAPIKKI; the protein is encoded by the coding sequence ATGGATTTGTTAACATCACTGAATCCCCAACAGCAGGAAGCCGTTAGATGTACAGAAGGCCCTTTGTTGATTATGGCCGGTGCAGGGTCGGGGAAAACAAGAGTTTTAGTTCATCGCGTGGCGTACTTAATTGAAGAAAAAGGTGTCGATCCTGCTCAAATACTGGCAATTACGTTTACGAATAAAGCTGCCCGGGAAATGCGGGAGCGCATTGAAAAATTGGTGGGAAACAGCAGCCGGCGTATGTGGATTGGTACCTTTCATGCCACTTGCGTCCGCATCTTGCGTCAGGACATCCACCATTTAGGATTTCATCGCAATTTTGTGATCTATGATGATAGTGATCAGCAGCTCTTAATTAAAAAATGCTTAAAAGAATTAAATATTGATGAAAAGAAATTCACACCTCGGGGTATGGCAGCAGCTATCAGCAACGCAAAAAATAAATGCTGGAACCCGGAAAAATTCGGCCAGATGGCAGGAGATTTTTTTGAAACTAAGGCGGCGGATGTATATAAACTGTATCAGAGGAAGCTCACGGAAAACAATGCTTTGGATTTTGATGATCTCATTATGAAAACAGTGGAGCTTTTCAGCAAGAAACCGGAGGTTCTTAGATACTACCGGCATAAGTTCTGCTACATTCTGGTGGATGAATATCAAGACACCAACCACAGTCAGTATCGTCTGATTCAGATGCTGGCGGAAGGTCACGAAAATCTGTGTGTCGTAGGTGATCCCGATCAATCCATCTACCGTTGGCGGGGAGCGGATATTCAAAACATTCTGGATTTTGAACAAGATTACCAAAATGCTCAGGTTATTCGTCTGGAACAAAATTACCGTTCTACGCAAAACATTCTTAATGCTGCTAATGCCGTTATTTGCCATAATATGGAGCGAAAAGAAAAAAACCTTTGGACGGACCAGGGGGCAGGGGCCAAAATTGTTTACCGGGTGACGGAGGATGAAAGGGCCGAGGGGGCTTTTGTGGCCGAAACAGCCTATGGTCTGCATGTACAGGAGGGCATCAGCTATCAGGACTGTGTGGTTCTGTACCGCACCCATGCCCAGTCTCGTGCCTTGGAAGATGCTTTTATCAAGTACAAAATCCCTTACCGGATTTATGGAGGGATTAAGTTTTATGATCGGAAAGAAATTAAGGATACCATGGCTTATTTGAAGGTGCTTTCTAATCCTGACGATGGGGTGAGTCTGGCCCGGATTATTAATGAACCGAAAAGGGGGATTGGATTAGCCAGCTGGGAAAAGGTAGAAAGCTATGCCGCCATGAAAGGGATCACTGCCTTCGCTGCCTTAGGAGAATTAATAGAGATTCCAGGTTTATCCGCCCGCGCCATCCATGCCTTGCAAGGGTTTTATGATTTCATGAAAACTTTGATGGAGAAGAAAAACCACTTGTTTTTAACCCCATTAGCAGAGGAATTATGGCAGCGCACCGGCTATATTAATGCTTTAAAGGAAGATAAATCTCCGGAAGGAGAGAGCCGTCTGGAGAATTTACAGGAATTTCTTTCTGTAACAGCTGAATTTGACCAAACAGCGGAAGAACCTACTTTAGAGAATTTTTTAGCACAAATATCCTTGTCCACAGATTTGGATTCTTTGCGGGAGGAAGACGCCGCCGTGACCATGATGACGCTGCATACGGCCAAGGGGCTGGAGTTTCCCGTGGTTTTTTTGGTGGGACTGGAGGAAGGAGTTTTCCCTCATGGCCGAGCCATGTTGGATGAAGAGGAGATGGAGGAAGAACGGCGTCTATGTTATGTAGGGATGACCCGAGCTAAGGAAAGATTATATATCAGCCGTTCCTATCACCGCATGCTTTGGGGAAAAAGTCAGTATAATGGTGAGTCACGCTTTCTTAAAGAAATCCCCGTGGAACTGATGGATGACGGTACCGGGGACCGTGGTACCGGGGATCGTCCTACCTCCGGAAACCAAAAAGCTATTTTATCTGCTCCCGGCAAGGCTGAGAGTTTGATGAATTTGGGGGATAAGGTGCAGCATGCCAAATTTGGCGTGGGTGTGATAGTAAAAACCAGCGGATCCGGGGAAGATATGGAAATCAGCGTTGCTTTTCCGGAACAGGGGATTAAGGGTTTTATGATTAAATATGCTCCGATAAAAAAGATTTAG
- the mobA gene encoding molybdenum cofactor guanylyltransferase has product MMKVSGVILAGGKSRRMGQDKTLMTFNNETLIGHMIKELKDVTDEIIIASNHSNKYQFPGITEVVDIYPGKGPLAGVHAGLTAAMNEYAFVVSSDMPLFQGKLVTYLAERAPDYDVVVPKPFGYWEPLCALYSKNCLPVMEKYLRASDHAVAAFHFYPEVKVLEINEKELSASGNMKHLFYNVNTPEDYQALMRQENLKDNRKSFFHKEASDQKKVL; this is encoded by the coding sequence ATGATGAAGGTAAGCGGTGTTATTCTTGCAGGAGGTAAAAGTCGGCGCATGGGGCAGGACAAAACCCTGATGACTTTTAATAATGAGACATTGATTGGGCATATGATCAAAGAATTAAAAGATGTTACAGACGAAATCATTATCGCCAGTAATCACAGCAATAAATATCAATTTCCCGGGATCACGGAAGTGGTGGACATCTATCCCGGTAAAGGCCCTTTAGCCGGTGTCCATGCCGGGCTGACAGCTGCCATGAATGAATATGCTTTTGTTGTATCCTCTGACATGCCTTTGTTTCAAGGAAAATTGGTGACCTATCTTGCTGAAAGGGCGCCGGACTACGATGTGGTAGTACCGAAACCCTTTGGTTACTGGGAACCTCTTTGTGCTCTCTATTCCAAGAATTGCCTTCCCGTGATGGAAAAATATCTCCGTGCATCTGATCATGCCGTAGCGGCGTTTCATTTTTATCCTGAAGTGAAGGTCTTAGAAATTAATGAAAAAGAATTAAGTGCATCCGGCAATATGAAGCATCTTTTTTATAATGTGAACACCCCGGAGGATTATCAGGCTTTAATGAGGCAGGAAAACCTAAAAGACAATAGGAAAAGTTTTTTTCATAAAGAAGCTTCTGATCAAAAAAAGGTGCTATAA
- a CDS encoding MOSC domain-containing protein yields MGEIVAVCSSEKKGERKKRIPIGRLLVDFGLEGDAHGGPWHRQVSLLAIESIDKMRAQGLDVNPGDFAENLTTKGIDLVSLPVGTKIRVGKEAIGEVTQIGKECHNKCAIYYQAGDCVMPKEGIFIKILQAGEVKDGDPIELVERL; encoded by the coding sequence ATGGGGGAAATTGTCGCTGTGTGCTCCAGTGAAAAAAAAGGAGAGCGCAAAAAGAGAATACCAATAGGCCGTCTATTAGTTGATTTTGGGCTGGAAGGAGATGCCCATGGAGGGCCCTGGCATCGCCAGGTAAGTCTTTTAGCCATTGAAAGTATCGATAAAATGCGTGCCCAAGGTCTGGATGTTAATCCGGGAGATTTTGCAGAAAACCTGACGACGAAAGGGATCGATTTAGTATCCCTGCCTGTTGGTACCAAGATTCGGGTGGGGAAAGAAGCTATCGGGGAAGTCACCCAAATTGGTAAGGAATGCCATAATAAATGTGCTATCTACTATCAAGCCGGTGATTGTGTGATGCCTAAAGAAGGGATTTTTATCAAAATTCTACAGGCAGGGGAAGTAAAAGATGGGGATCCCATTGAGCTGGTAGAAAGATTATAG
- the mobB gene encoding molybdopterin-guanine dinucleotide biosynthesis protein B, which translates to MTSIPVISFVGKSESGKTTLLEKVIRELKLKGIKLAIIKHDAHRFEIDHPGKDTWRHGQAGADIVAISSPEKMAIIEKREQELTLDEVIERISPVDIIITEGYSQGKKPKIEVFRSEAHQKLLCPTGELLAIASDIPWEIGVPCYQIDDAVGVASEIEKYIRTFRNKK; encoded by the coding sequence ATGACAAGCATTCCGGTAATTTCTTTTGTGGGAAAATCGGAGTCCGGTAAAACAACCTTACTGGAAAAGGTAATTCGGGAATTAAAATTAAAAGGGATCAAACTGGCGATCATCAAGCATGACGCTCACCGTTTTGAGATTGACCATCCGGGAAAAGATACCTGGCGGCACGGACAAGCAGGGGCAGATATCGTCGCGATTTCATCACCTGAAAAGATGGCCATCATCGAAAAACGGGAACAGGAATTGACCCTGGATGAAGTCATTGAACGTATTTCACCCGTAGATATTATTATCACCGAAGGATATAGTCAAGGAAAAAAACCGAAGATTGAAGTTTTTCGATCTGAAGCTCATCAAAAGCTTCTCTGCCCGACCGGGGAACTATTGGCCATTGCCAGTGATATTCCTTGGGAGATTGGGGTACCCTGTTATCAGATTGATGATGCTGTTGGTGTGGCCTCAGAAATTGAAAAATATATCCGTACTTTTAGAAATAAAAAATGA
- the moaA gene encoding GTP 3',8-cyclase MoaA, whose translation MIDNYGREINYLRISVTDLCNLKCQYCMPAQGVKKKRHDEIMRIETIEKIAQAAVNIGIKKIRLTGGEPLVRRGIIDLVSRISKLKFKGLEDLAMTTNGLLLEQYAADLKKAGLNRVNISLDTLDPVKYHKITRGGDLTQALKGIEAAQKAGLSPIKINVVLIGGFNDEEIVDFVNLTKDENFEVRFIELMPLGEASDWDKSHFLTGEEILHRVPQLIPLPTKGKIGVARLFKLPDSKGKVGLISPLSNHFCHDCNRVRITADGKLKPCLHDDVELDIRDYDEDHLEQFLMDGIYGKPVQHHILKHDYIPVARNMNEIGG comes from the coding sequence ATGATTGACAACTATGGTCGGGAAATCAATTATTTAAGGATATCTGTGACTGATTTATGTAATCTGAAATGCCAATATTGTATGCCGGCTCAGGGTGTAAAGAAAAAACGCCATGATGAAATTATGCGCATTGAAACCATTGAGAAGATTGCCCAGGCGGCGGTGAATATTGGCATCAAGAAAATCAGGCTGACCGGCGGGGAGCCTTTGGTGCGCAGGGGCATTATTGATTTGGTTTCTAGAATATCCAAGCTAAAATTCAAGGGGCTGGAGGACTTAGCCATGACCACCAACGGGTTGCTGCTGGAGCAATATGCCGCTGATCTCAAAAAAGCGGGATTAAATCGAGTGAATATCAGTTTGGATACTTTAGATCCGGTGAAATATCATAAAATTACCAGAGGCGGTGATCTGACCCAAGCTTTAAAAGGGATTGAAGCTGCTCAGAAAGCCGGGCTATCCCCGATAAAAATCAATGTGGTGCTGATCGGGGGTTTCAATGATGAAGAAATTGTTGATTTTGTCAATTTGACCAAGGATGAGAACTTTGAGGTTCGCTTCATTGAACTCATGCCTTTGGGGGAAGCAAGCGATTGGGATAAAAGTCATTTTTTGACGGGGGAAGAAATATTGCATCGTGTGCCCCAGTTAATTCCGCTGCCCACTAAAGGTAAGATCGGTGTCGCCCGTCTTTTTAAACTGCCTGACAGTAAAGGGAAGGTAGGCCTTATCAGCCCTTTAAGCAACCATTTTTGCCACGATTGCAATCGGGTGCGCATTACGGCAGACGGCAAGCTAAAGCCTTGTCTGCACGATGATGTGGAATTGGATATCCGAGATTACGATGAAGACCATTTGGAGCAATTCCTGATGGACGGCATCTATGGAAAACCTGTGCAACACCATATTCTGAAGCATGATTATATTCCGGTGGCAAGAAATATGAATGAAATAGGGGGATAA